The sequence GCCGGCCACCGCGCCGGGCGCGCGCGTGCTGCGCACCGAGGTGGTGCCGCGGTGCAGGCCGGGGGCGCTCGCGGTCACGTCGAGGTGTCCCGCGCTCGTGCCGGAGCGCACGATGGCGAGGGCCTTGCCGTGGAAGGCGGTGCGGGTGGTGGCCTGGTAGCGCTCGGCGCTCTCCTGCTGCCCGTTGTCCAGGCCGGCCAGGGAGCCGCCGGAGACGGTGAAGGTGAGCAGGTGGTCGGCGCCGGGCACCACCACGCCGTGGGAGTCGATCACTTCGGCGGTGACGTAGACCAGCGAGTCGCCGTCGGCCACCGCGGAGGCGCGGTCCGGGGTGAGCCGGACGGCGTGCGGCTCGCCCGCGGTGCGCAGCACGTCGGTGGCCACCACCTTGCCGTTCCTGCGGGCGACCGCCTTCAGCTCGCCGGCGGCGAACGGCACCTGCCAGGTCAGGTGGAGCTTGCCCGCGCTGCCGTTCGGGCTGGTGTAACTGCCCGGGTAGGCGCCGGTGGTGACGGTCTTGTCGTCTCCGGTCGGCTCGGTGGTCTCCAGGTAGGTACGCCCGTCCACCGTCTTCTTGGTGTCGAAGCGGCGCACCCCGAGCGAGCGGCCGTTGAGGTAGAGCTCGACGGTGTCCACGGTGGAGTACGCCCACACCTCGACGGTCTCGCCCGGCCGGTGGTCCGTCCAGTCCATCGGCAGCAGGTGCACCATCGGCTCGGACGTCCACTGGCTGCGGAAGAGGTGGTACATGTCCTTCGGGAAGCCGGCCGTGTCGACCGCGCCGAAGAACGACGCCTTCACCGGGAAGACGCCGTACGGCGTCGGCTCGCCGATGTAGTCGGTGCCGGACCAGAGGAACTCGCCGGCGAAGAAGGCCCGGTCGCGGTCCTTCTTCAGGCCGTACTCGCCGCTCATGGTCCACGACGCGAGGTTGTTGTCGAACGAGGAGGTGGCCCGCCGGCCGGGGGTGTGGTTCTCGCCGGTGTTGAGGTGCTGCGGCTCCTGGTAGGTGCCGCGGGTCGAGGTCTCCGAGGACGACTCGGACTCGAAGAGGAACAGGTGCGGATAGCGGGCGTGCAGCGCGTCCACGGAGGCGGCGGTGTTGTAGTTGAGGCCGAGGCCGTCGAGCTTGGCGAGCATCAGGTCGGCGGGGGAGCCGGCCGCCGGCATGCCGCGGTACTTGTCGGAGCCGATGACGATCGGGCGGGTGGTGTCGAGCGCGCGGATCGCGGCGATCAGCCCGTCGGCCATGGCCAGGCCCGCGGTGGAGGTGGAGTCGGGGATCTCGTTGCCGATCGACCACATCATCACCGCGGGCGAGTTGCGGGCGGCGGACACCATCTCCGCGATGTCGGCGGCGCTGTCGGCGTCGAAGAACCGGCCGTAGTCGTAGGTGTTCTTGCCGGTGCGCCAGCAGTCGAACGCCTCGACCATCATCACGATGCCCAGCTCCTCGCAGACCCGGATCATCTCCGGCGACGGCGGGTTGTGGGAGGTGCGGAAGGCGTTGACGCCCATGGACTTCATGATCGTCATCTGGCGCAGCACCGCGTCGTAGTGGATCGCGGCGCCGAGCGCGCCCTGGTCGTGGTGGAGGTCCACGCCGCGGATCTTGGTGGGCTCGCCGTTGACGGACAGGCCGTGGTCCGGGTCGAGGGTGAAGTGGCGCAGGCCGAAGGTGGTGGTGACGGTGTCCACCGTCTCGCCGTGCACCTGGACGTCCGTCTCCAGGGTGTACCGGTTCTCCGGAGTGGCGTACGACCACAACTGCGGCCGCTCCACGCGCAGTTGCGTGGTGACGTCCTGCGCGCCGGTCGCCGCCGCCAGCGTCAGCGGCGAGCTGGCCCGCGCGACCTGGCGGCCCTGGCGGTCCCGGACGGTGTTGACCACGGTGGCGGCGACGGCGCCGCCGGTCTCGTTGACGACACCGACCTGGGCGCGCACGGTGGCGTAGCCGCTTCCCTGCCGCGGGTTCAGCGTGTCGGCGAGGTCGGGCGTGGTGACGTAGGTGCCGTGCCGGGCGACGTGCACCGGGTCGGTGAGGACCAGCCGGGCGTTGCGGTAGATGCCGCTGCCCGAATACCAGCGGCTGCTGGGCAGTTGGTTGCGGACCTGGACCGCGATCACGTTGGCCGTGCGGCCGTCGGTGTGCAGCAGGTCGGTGAGGTCGTAGGCGAACCCGGTGTAGCCGTAGGGGTGGGTGCCGACCAGAGTGCCGTTGCAGTAGACGGAGCTGTCCATGTAGACGCCGTCGAACTCGACCGAGACGCGGCGGCCCTTGACGGCGGCCGGCAGGGTGAACGACCTGCGGTACCAGCCGAGTCCGCCGGGCAGGAAGCCGGTGCCGCCGGAGGTGTTGTCGGCGGTGGTGGGGGTCTGCTCGATGCTCCAGTCGTGCGGGACGCGGACGGCCCGCCAGCGGGAGTCGTCGTAGCCGGGGTCGGCGGCGTCGGCGTAGGAGCCGGTGGGGTCGGTGATGCCGGCCGGGTTCACCAGCGCGAAGCGCCAGCCGTCCGCGAGGTCGACGGTGCGGGGGAGGGCGGAGGGCGAGCCGGCCGGCCGCGCCGGGTCGGTGTGGGCGCTCGCGGTCGCGGCGAGCCCGGGCAGTGCGGG comes from Streptomyces sp. NBC_00448 and encodes:
- a CDS encoding glycoside hydrolase family 2 TIM barrel-domain containing protein, with protein sequence MPVDRRSFLIAGAAGAAAPALPGLAATASAHTDPARPAGSPSALPRTVDLADGWRFALVNPAGITDPTGSYADAADPGYDDSRWRAVRVPHDWSIEQTPTTADNTSGGTGFLPGGLGWYRRSFTLPAAVKGRRVSVEFDGVYMDSSVYCNGTLVGTHPYGYTGFAYDLTDLLHTDGRTANVIAVQVRNQLPSSRWYSGSGIYRNARLVLTDPVHVARHGTYVTTPDLADTLNPRQGSGYATVRAQVGVVNETGGAVAATVVNTVRDRQGRQVARASSPLTLAAATGAQDVTTQLRVERPQLWSYATPENRYTLETDVQVHGETVDTVTTTFGLRHFTLDPDHGLSVNGEPTKIRGVDLHHDQGALGAAIHYDAVLRQMTIMKSMGVNAFRTSHNPPSPEMIRVCEELGIVMMVEAFDCWRTGKNTYDYGRFFDADSAADIAEMVSAARNSPAVMMWSIGNEIPDSTSTAGLAMADGLIAAIRALDTTRPIVIGSDKYRGMPAAGSPADLMLAKLDGLGLNYNTAASVDALHARYPHLFLFESESSSETSTRGTYQEPQHLNTGENHTPGRRATSSFDNNLASWTMSGEYGLKKDRDRAFFAGEFLWSGTDYIGEPTPYGVFPVKASFFGAVDTAGFPKDMYHLFRSQWTSEPMVHLLPMDWTDHRPGETVEVWAYSTVDTVELYLNGRSLGVRRFDTKKTVDGRTYLETTEPTGDDKTVTTGAYPGSYTSPNGSAGKLHLTWQVPFAAGELKAVARRNGKVVATDVLRTAGEPHAVRLTPDRASAVADGDSLVYVTAEVIDSHGVVVPGADHLLTFTVSGGSLAGLDNGQQESAERYQATTRTAFHGKALAIVRSGTSAGHLDVTASAPGLHRGTTSVRSTRAPGAVAGTPPARFVPDPGPGTPSYPLADASYSGSPSSLPAAMLDGDPATGWSNAFAKSATALLPAFNGARPADWVSVTWATARRVDTVSVSFTVDATHTLPATVTVSYWDGDRWAPVQHPAVSWASASDSPTVVSFTAVDSARLRLDLTSAAPGTPAGAQRISALTATAAAG